One Vallitalea pronyensis genomic region harbors:
- a CDS encoding LacI family DNA-binding transcriptional regulator — MRGKKVTSRDVALKAGVSQTAVSMILNERKDVSFKKETVDLVLKTARELNYQPNLQARNMKLNRANSIGFLSSWRPTTFVYAPVMESLQAICSHKNYSITLCAGKKNNQGLPDFIEYYLQNRIDALVYIAYIHEDISETIDLLKKHGVPFVCIIGGMDIQEVDAVTVNLFQGAYISTEHLIKKGYKNILYIEPYGELNRGEKQRVEGYKQALKDYHMSNQKIIKISHPDDALEDIMQALKGNTCDGIVASHIYFGYLAIKGAGMLHMHVPKDLGIISCDHDTYAPYIAVPITTADVPLYEMGEQAGKILFDKLENKEKQCIKIEIPSTLSIRQSTSR, encoded by the coding sequence GTGAGAGGCAAAAAAGTCACTAGTCGAGATGTGGCACTTAAAGCAGGGGTGTCTCAAACGGCTGTTTCTATGATTTTGAATGAAAGAAAAGATGTATCCTTTAAGAAAGAAACGGTCGATTTGGTTTTGAAAACTGCACGAGAACTTAACTATCAGCCTAATTTGCAAGCTAGGAACATGAAACTCAATCGAGCGAATTCCATTGGCTTTCTATCTTCGTGGCGGCCAACAACATTTGTGTATGCGCCAGTTATGGAAAGTTTACAAGCTATTTGCTCCCATAAAAATTACAGTATCACCCTGTGTGCTGGTAAAAAGAATAATCAAGGGTTACCCGATTTCATTGAATATTATCTTCAAAATAGGATCGATGCTTTGGTTTATATAGCCTATATACACGAAGACATATCCGAGACTATTGATTTATTAAAAAAACATGGTGTACCTTTTGTGTGTATCATAGGTGGTATGGATATACAAGAAGTGGATGCTGTGACGGTTAACTTATTCCAAGGTGCCTATATCTCTACAGAGCATTTAATAAAAAAGGGTTACAAAAATATCTTGTACATTGAACCTTATGGGGAGCTAAATCGTGGCGAGAAGCAAAGAGTTGAAGGCTATAAACAGGCATTAAAGGATTACCATATGTCCAATCAAAAAATAATCAAAATAAGCCATCCAGATGATGCTTTGGAAGATATCATGCAGGCATTAAAAGGCAATACGTGTGATGGTATAGTCGCTAGCCACATATACTTTGGTTATTTAGCCATTAAAGGGGCAGGTATGTTGCATATGCATGTTCCCAAAGACCTAGGCATCATAAGTTGTGACCATGATACCTACGCGCCTTATATAGCAGTTCCTATAACCACAGCAGATGTGCCTTTATATGAAATGGGTGAGCAAGCAGGAAAAATTTTATTTGATAAGTTAGAAAATAAAGAGAAGCAATGTATAAAGATAGAAATACCATCCACATTATCCATTAGACAATCCACATCAAGGTAG
- a CDS encoding uroporphyrinogen decarboxylase family protein, which yields MAGRITDHNNRNLAQLHEDVVFGRANGQVIWQPRIQCWLTDKQFAGEKLPEPYEGKTKPEIFKELGCSARIYEYNGCFYPIDGPNIKRYVNQLSDLLTEHVIETPVGKVTCVTEKTISSPHELRKKWWAETKEDIKVFTYIAENSEWGWNEEHFQKTMKEWGNLGAPTVFIPRVNVQHLYIDIMGVEKAVYGLMDYQEEIETYFKALGDNHKRMIDVINQSPINIINFGDNLHCGTLPPYYFEKYVQPAYIERCEQLHAGGNFVYAHWDGDTKALLPYAKTCGLDGIEAITPKPQGDVTIEEVKEALGDDIYLVDGIAAVLFDDIFPEEQLIQQTEEIIKLFKDKLVLGISDEISSTGDIERIKTVGKIVDDYNASLAVK from the coding sequence ATGGCAGGAAGAATAACAGATCATAACAACAGAAATTTAGCTCAACTACATGAAGACGTTGTATTTGGCAGAGCTAACGGGCAAGTTATCTGGCAGCCACGTATTCAATGCTGGTTAACAGATAAACAATTTGCAGGTGAGAAATTACCAGAGCCATACGAAGGTAAAACAAAACCAGAAATATTTAAAGAATTAGGGTGTTCAGCAAGGATATATGAGTATAATGGATGTTTTTATCCCATTGATGGACCCAACATAAAACGCTATGTGAACCAATTAAGTGATTTATTAACAGAGCATGTGATTGAAACACCTGTAGGTAAAGTAACATGTGTGACAGAAAAAACAATATCCAGTCCTCATGAACTTAGAAAAAAGTGGTGGGCAGAGACAAAAGAAGATATAAAAGTTTTTACCTATATTGCGGAAAATAGCGAGTGGGGATGGAATGAGGAGCACTTTCAAAAGACAATGAAAGAGTGGGGAAACCTTGGCGCACCAACTGTCTTTATACCAAGGGTAAATGTTCAACACCTATACATCGATATAATGGGCGTTGAAAAAGCCGTATATGGTCTGATGGATTATCAAGAAGAGATTGAGACATATTTTAAAGCTTTAGGGGATAATCATAAGCGTATGATTGACGTGATTAATCAATCACCCATTAATATCATTAACTTTGGCGATAACTTACATTGTGGTACCTTGCCACCTTATTATTTTGAAAAATATGTACAACCAGCTTATATTGAACGATGTGAGCAGCTCCATGCAGGTGGAAACTTTGTATACGCTCATTGGGATGGAGATACGAAAGCCTTATTACCTTATGCAAAAACATGTGGCTTAGATGGTATTGAAGCCATAACCCCTAAACCACAAGGGGATGTGACAATAGAAGAGGTAAAAGAAGCCTTAGGTGATGATATCTACTTAGTTGATGGAATAGCAGCGGTTTTATTTGATGATATTTTTCCAGAGGAACAGTTGATTCAACAAACAGAAGAAATTATCAAATTGTTTAAGGATAAACTGGTTCTTGGTATTTCTGATGAAATTTCATCTACAGGTGATATTGAACGCATCAAAACAGTTGGTAAAATCGTTGATGATTACAATGCTTCTCTTGCTGTAAAATAG
- a CDS encoding glycoside hydrolase family 130 protein, whose protein sequence is MGKYKIIGEPLKNIPWEEKPSGNHDVIWRSDMNPIIKRDLLPTSNSIFNSAVVPYKDGFAGVFRCDDKRREMRIHAGFSDDGVHWNINPEPISFDCDIEQVKTFEYAYDPRVVWIEDRYYVTWCNGFHGPTIGIAYTYDFKTFHQLENAFLPFNRNGVLFPKKIDGHFAMLSRPSDTGHTPFGDIFYSESPDLEFWGRHRHVMAPRGWWQSTKIGAGPVPIETSEGWLLIYHGVLTSCNGYVYHFGAALLDLEKPWKVIARTEPYLLAPRELYECVGDVPNVVFPCAALTDSETGRIAIYYGGADTVTCLAYAQVDELIDFIKNNSKL, encoded by the coding sequence ATGGGAAAATACAAAATAATTGGCGAACCACTAAAAAATATACCATGGGAAGAGAAACCATCAGGGAATCATGACGTTATTTGGCGTTCAGATATGAATCCTATCATTAAAAGAGATTTATTACCCACATCCAATAGTATCTTTAACAGTGCCGTTGTGCCTTACAAAGATGGTTTTGCAGGCGTATTCCGATGTGATGATAAGAGAAGAGAAATGAGAATCCATGCCGGATTTAGTGATGATGGCGTTCATTGGAACATTAATCCAGAACCCATTTCATTTGACTGTGATATAGAGCAAGTGAAAACATTTGAATATGCCTATGACCCAAGAGTTGTATGGATTGAAGACCGTTATTACGTCACATGGTGTAATGGATTCCATGGACCAACCATCGGCATTGCATATACTTATGATTTCAAAACTTTTCATCAGTTAGAAAATGCTTTTTTACCCTTTAATCGAAACGGTGTCCTTTTTCCTAAGAAAATTGATGGTCATTTTGCCATGCTCAGTCGACCTAGTGATACAGGGCATACACCATTTGGAGATATTTTCTATAGCGAAAGTCCTGATTTAGAATTCTGGGGAAGACATCGTCATGTGATGGCACCAAGAGGCTGGTGGCAGAGTACAAAGATTGGTGCAGGGCCTGTACCTATTGAAACCTCCGAAGGATGGCTGTTAATTTATCATGGTGTACTCACTTCATGTAACGGTTATGTGTACCATTTTGGAGCTGCTTTACTCGATTTGGAGAAACCATGGAAGGTGATTGCAAGAACAGAGCCATACTTATTAGCACCAAGAGAACTGTATGAGTGTGTAGGTGATGTGCCTAATGTGGTGTTCCCATGTGCAGCCTTAACGGATAGTGAGACAGGAAGAATTGCTATTTATTATGGTGGGGCTGATACAGTAACATGTTTAGCGTACGCACAGGTTGATGAATTAATTGATTTTATAAAGAATAATTCAAAATTATAG
- a CDS encoding hydantoinase/oxoprolinase family protein: protein MGVIVGIDTGGTFTDGVLFDNAANTIIKAAKTPTTHENLMQCIINIMNKLELGKEDDIEIVSLSTTLVTNACVEGKGIRSKLVLIGANRDTVKKYGCEYGMPNDDEILFVDGEIGMGGELIKEPDWNRFKEQLMEDHGDVQAYAVVQMWGMVNPSLELKAKEIIRTVTAKPVICGHELSSKLNFMRRAASCLINSQITPLFQAFLNSVEEALATFGIHAPLVIVRSDAGVMSSDYAKHKPVETMLSGPAASIWGALSLTDANEGIVVDIGGTTSDIAILQNRSVKISDQGATVGDYKTATPSVNLKAVGIGGDSEIQVNAHGELEIGPRRVTPLCALAEAYPYVTERLKEIMQSEGKGSQCLGTFYRIKNHVDIKAYTGQLSNNDRKILAVLDESPKDLGMICEETGLSRYAFTMYDLMSSGLVEKSGLTPTDIMHINGDFTRWNREASRYAVAQFAAQYNFDSDTLGEKILDETGYQIYKNIISFLVEHQKLQFELNDTLLRYAYQEPTGIFSLNMDSHLPVIGIGAPASVLLPRVAKSLNTRFICPEYAQTANAVGAAMGEISVHVHVKIVPYKDMHGSKCFKVIGMNDNKDFDGFDEAESYALSLAIQSAEEEARKRGAHKFDITYNKDDLLIAGSKDNNEKDDDIDESPGLLVESVINVYAKSSLHHYGIA from the coding sequence ATGGGTGTAATAGTAGGTATTGATACAGGTGGAACATTCACAGATGGTGTACTGTTTGATAACGCCGCCAACACAATTATAAAGGCAGCAAAGACCCCCACAACACATGAAAATCTGATGCAATGCATCATCAACATCATGAATAAGCTTGAATTAGGCAAGGAAGATGATATTGAAATCGTTTCACTGTCCACAACGCTAGTGACTAATGCGTGTGTTGAGGGGAAAGGTATACGCAGCAAACTGGTCTTGATAGGTGCCAATAGGGATACAGTGAAGAAATATGGCTGTGAATACGGTATGCCTAATGATGATGAGATTCTGTTCGTTGATGGCGAGATAGGTATGGGCGGGGAGTTGATCAAGGAACCAGATTGGAATCGTTTTAAAGAACAGCTTATGGAGGATCATGGTGATGTACAGGCATATGCTGTTGTTCAGATGTGGGGGATGGTGAACCCGTCACTGGAGTTAAAAGCTAAAGAGATTATTAGAACAGTGACAGCTAAGCCCGTCATATGTGGTCATGAGCTTTCGTCTAAGCTGAATTTCATGAGAAGGGCAGCCAGTTGTCTTATAAACAGCCAGATAACACCATTGTTTCAAGCTTTTCTTAATTCTGTTGAAGAAGCGCTTGCCACATTTGGAATTCATGCACCACTGGTCATCGTCCGTAGTGATGCAGGTGTTATGTCTTCGGATTATGCTAAACATAAACCGGTTGAAACAATGCTTTCAGGTCCTGCTGCAAGTATATGGGGTGCTCTGTCACTGACAGATGCAAATGAAGGCATTGTTGTTGATATTGGTGGAACAACCAGTGACATCGCAATCCTTCAGAACCGTTCTGTAAAGATTTCAGACCAAGGTGCCACAGTAGGCGATTATAAAACTGCTACACCATCTGTCAACCTAAAGGCTGTCGGTATCGGTGGTGATAGTGAAATTCAAGTGAACGCCCATGGTGAATTGGAAATTGGACCAAGGAGAGTCACACCCCTTTGTGCCCTTGCTGAAGCGTATCCATATGTAACAGAACGGTTGAAGGAAATTATGCAGTCCGAAGGGAAGGGAAGCCAATGCCTTGGTACCTTCTACCGTATTAAAAATCATGTAGATATTAAGGCATATACAGGTCAACTCAGCAACAATGATCGAAAGATTCTTGCTGTGCTGGATGAATCCCCAAAAGATTTGGGGATGATTTGTGAAGAAACGGGCTTGTCCAGATATGCGTTTACCATGTATGATTTAATGAGCAGTGGACTAGTGGAAAAAAGTGGTCTGACACCAACAGATATCATGCATATTAACGGTGATTTCACCAGGTGGAATCGTGAAGCATCAAGGTACGCAGTTGCTCAGTTTGCAGCACAATATAATTTTGATTCGGATACATTGGGAGAAAAGATATTGGATGAAACGGGTTATCAGATATATAAAAACATTATCTCTTTTCTTGTTGAGCATCAGAAGCTTCAGTTCGAGTTAAACGATACACTTTTGCGATATGCTTATCAGGAGCCAACTGGCATATTTTCCTTAAACATGGATTCACATTTGCCGGTCATTGGTATAGGAGCACCAGCCAGTGTACTGCTTCCAAGGGTGGCTAAAAGTCTGAACACCAGGTTCATTTGCCCTGAGTATGCACAGACAGCCAATGCAGTAGGTGCTGCCATGGGTGAGATTTCTGTACATGTACATGTCAAGATAGTCCCATACAAAGATATGCATGGCTCAAAGTGTTTCAAAGTAATAGGGATGAATGACAATAAGGATTTTGATGGCTTTGATGAAGCGGAAAGTTACGCCCTTTCACTTGCCATCCAATCAGCAGAAGAAGAGGCACGAAAAAGGGGGGCTCATAAGTTCGATATCACCTACAACAAGGATGATTTACTTATTGCTGGGTCAAAGGATAACAACGAAAAGGATGATGACATAGATGAATCGCCTGGGTTATTAGTAGAATCCGTCATCAATGTCTATGCCAAGTCAAGCCTTCATCACTATGGCATAGCGTAA
- a CDS encoding glycoside hydrolase family 38 N-terminal domain-containing protein gives MQGLNKKWEICVVQHTHTDIGYTERQEVIEAFQVDFIKQAIEISEAIHDGSKKEWEGFRWTCETFWAVEKFLEEASESLKERFVQAVKRGHIEITGNYLNLNEIIDGDVLKNVSKRAIDYARSIGVQVDCAITADINGYSWGYGQCLHDIGVHNLFSCLHTHHGLFVGGLKQRPFYWETPNKDKVLVWMGDHYMLGNELGIVPGALTKYMIQDEFDCANQEDRFDVGKVRVERYLKNLEKENYPYDFVPVMVSGLPTDNAPPTPHIMDHIYKWNDMFGDKVTITMVSLDEFFKKLRSCKEDIPVYKGDWPDWWADGMASTPLPLKMFREAQRTLKVTKMIDSDGTLGDKELVKKAEDMMMVYAEHTWGYSASLSEPWTKMVHTTDYRNIGYANNAHEAAFRNYDKVLRNKGAALLYQGRPLKYKVINPFEHTVSEFVRLYVDFWEVGLLANGLEVFDENTGEVFAHQMDHVARGTEIVVALTLDKKEEKTIRIRPCQQKSAVTAESFQDKGSDLVSDVYYKDRSDDKIIVSEHGIETPLYNISLEEKEGIVSWFDKKNNVQLLRNDRTYNAFTPIYEITEAENNSGAQYGVRRNMGRNRKGITVDRYVGQFDGIKSSVVGELFAKVELGYTIKGTSYFSLFLILYKNQARVDVAVRFNKDNVWSPENMYVALPFGINNNENSTLWVEKTSAIFRPRMDQLPGTNTDFYCIQEGLGLTHNTLGIAIGTPDTPLIQLGSLKHKPVRLHDEHDPIEDGQHIYSWMMNNYWETNFKATLGEFYEFDYKIAWGEEYNTSDKLIDKCHAMNAGFVTFRVD, from the coding sequence ATGCAAGGTCTAAATAAGAAGTGGGAAATATGTGTTGTTCAACATACACACACCGATATTGGTTATACGGAGAGGCAGGAAGTTATTGAAGCGTTTCAAGTTGATTTTATTAAGCAGGCCATTGAGATAAGCGAAGCGATACATGATGGCAGTAAAAAAGAATGGGAAGGTTTTAGATGGACATGCGAAACTTTCTGGGCAGTTGAAAAGTTTTTAGAAGAAGCTAGTGAATCCTTAAAAGAGCGATTTGTTCAAGCTGTAAAGCGAGGTCATATAGAAATTACTGGTAATTACTTGAACCTTAACGAAATCATTGATGGTGATGTGTTAAAAAATGTGTCAAAACGTGCAATAGACTATGCCAGGTCCATTGGTGTGCAAGTGGACTGTGCCATAACAGCTGATATTAATGGGTACAGCTGGGGTTACGGACAGTGTTTACATGATATAGGTGTCCACAACTTATTTTCATGTTTACATACCCATCATGGTTTATTTGTCGGTGGCTTAAAACAACGACCTTTTTACTGGGAAACACCAAACAAAGATAAAGTGCTTGTATGGATGGGTGACCATTATATGCTTGGCAATGAGTTAGGTATTGTGCCTGGTGCTCTAACAAAATACATGATACAAGACGAATTTGATTGTGCCAATCAAGAGGATAGATTTGATGTTGGAAAAGTAAGAGTCGAACGCTATCTGAAGAATTTAGAAAAAGAAAATTATCCTTATGATTTTGTGCCTGTTATGGTTTCTGGCTTGCCAACGGATAATGCACCACCCACACCACACATCATGGATCATATTTATAAGTGGAATGACATGTTTGGTGACAAAGTGACGATTACAATGGTGTCGTTGGATGAGTTTTTTAAGAAGTTAAGAAGTTGCAAGGAAGATATTCCTGTTTACAAAGGCGATTGGCCAGATTGGTGGGCGGATGGTATGGCTTCAACACCATTGCCTTTGAAAATGTTTAGAGAAGCTCAGCGGACACTAAAAGTGACCAAAATGATAGACAGTGATGGTACATTAGGGGATAAAGAGCTTGTGAAAAAAGCAGAAGATATGATGATGGTTTATGCAGAACATACTTGGGGATATTCCGCATCCCTTAGTGAACCATGGACAAAAATGGTCCATACAACAGACTATCGAAACATAGGGTATGCCAACAATGCCCATGAAGCTGCGTTTAGAAACTACGATAAAGTGTTAAGAAATAAAGGTGCAGCGTTACTCTATCAAGGAAGACCTCTAAAATATAAAGTCATTAATCCTTTTGAACACACGGTTAGTGAGTTTGTTAGGTTATATGTGGACTTTTGGGAAGTTGGACTTTTAGCCAATGGCTTAGAAGTCTTTGATGAAAATACAGGTGAGGTTTTTGCTCATCAGATGGACCACGTTGCTCGTGGGACAGAGATTGTGGTGGCTTTAACACTGGATAAAAAGGAAGAAAAGACAATACGTATAAGGCCATGTCAACAGAAGTCAGCCGTCACAGCCGAAAGCTTCCAAGATAAGGGTTCCGATTTGGTAAGTGATGTTTACTACAAAGATAGAAGCGATGATAAAATCATTGTTTCGGAACATGGTATTGAAACACCCTTGTACAACATTTCCTTAGAAGAAAAAGAAGGTATTGTATCTTGGTTCGATAAAAAGAATAATGTACAGTTATTAAGAAACGATAGAACGTACAATGCTTTTACACCTATTTATGAAATTACCGAAGCAGAGAATAATTCAGGAGCGCAATACGGTGTTAGAAGAAATATGGGAAGGAATCGAAAAGGCATCACAGTGGACCGCTATGTTGGACAGTTTGATGGTATTAAATCATCGGTTGTTGGGGAGCTGTTTGCAAAAGTAGAGTTAGGTTATACCATAAAAGGTACCAGCTACTTCTCCTTGTTTTTAATCCTTTATAAAAATCAAGCAAGGGTAGATGTTGCCGTTCGGTTTAATAAAGATAATGTTTGGTCTCCAGAAAATATGTATGTAGCCTTACCTTTTGGTATTAACAACAATGAAAACAGCACATTGTGGGTTGAGAAAACAAGCGCTATATTTAGACCGCGCATGGATCAATTACCAGGTACCAATACGGATTTCTATTGTATTCAAGAAGGTTTGGGACTAACCCACAACACGTTAGGTATAGCCATTGGTACACCGGATACACCGTTAATTCAATTAGGATCATTAAAACATAAACCTGTAAGACTTCATGATGAACATGATCCAATAGAGGATGGTCAACATATATACTCATGGATGATGAATAATTATTGGGAAACGAACTTTAAAGCTACATTAGGTGAATTCTATGAATTTGATTATAAAATCGCTTGGGGAGAAGAGTACAATACAAGTGATAAATTGATTGACAAATGCCATGCAATGAATGCAGGTTTTGTAACTTTTAGAGTGGACTGA
- a CDS encoding helix-turn-helix domain-containing protein, whose product MTSLLNLKDFLKQNEVFYIARSLFYSDIMSPLHTHDFAEIVFVEKGIFVHEINGEKYEIPSGSIQFIYPEDVHGFSAKKNKDAIITNLAFYFSRLDDTCKQFFLKKRIDNQHKALPYFQSYDYQWTSLYTKLSKIKQLPQAMQHYAFHSIIYDYIYLYTTSYVNSQHHTIIPRWLYGAKKEMEKQENLLEGLPRFIELSKKSQEHLTRQMKKHYGLTPVQWINQLKLERMETLLLSTNMDILDIIYEVGFHNVSYCYALFKKKNACAPKEFREKNKRMFHT is encoded by the coding sequence ATGACATCTTTATTGAATTTAAAAGATTTCCTAAAACAAAATGAAGTATTTTATATTGCTAGGTCTTTATTTTATTCTGATATTATGAGCCCCCTCCATACACACGATTTTGCTGAAATTGTGTTTGTAGAAAAAGGCATTTTTGTACATGAAATAAACGGTGAAAAATATGAAATACCAAGTGGTTCCATTCAATTTATCTATCCTGAGGATGTTCATGGGTTTTCGGCCAAAAAAAATAAAGATGCAATCATCACCAACCTTGCCTTCTATTTTTCAAGACTTGATGATACCTGCAAACAATTCTTCTTAAAAAAACGCATAGACAATCAACATAAAGCCCTGCCATATTTTCAGTCATATGATTACCAATGGACAAGCCTGTACACTAAATTATCTAAAATAAAACAATTGCCTCAAGCTATGCAGCATTACGCTTTTCACAGCATTATTTACGATTATATTTATTTATACACCACCTCTTATGTAAACAGTCAACATCATACGATTATCCCTAGGTGGCTATATGGTGCTAAAAAAGAGATGGAAAAGCAAGAAAATCTTTTAGAAGGACTGCCTCGTTTTATAGAACTGTCCAAAAAATCCCAAGAACATCTAACCAGACAAATGAAAAAGCACTATGGTTTAACACCCGTACAATGGATTAATCAGCTAAAATTAGAAAGGATGGAAACCTTATTACTTTCCACAAATATGGATATATTGGATATCATTTATGAAGTGGGTTTTCATAATGTTTCCTACTGTTATGCTTTATTTAAAAAGAAAAATGCGTGTGCGCCAAAAGAGTTTAGAGAAAAGAATAAAAGAATGTTTCATACATAA
- a CDS encoding D-2-hydroxyacid dehydrogenase, translated as MAKILVADGMDKKAAEALRDMGHELVEEHLDVPELKEKLGTFDAIIVRSATKIREEVIDAVEGSQLKLMIRAGVGLDNIDVAYARERGIAVENTPNASSASVAELAIGHMFSLARFLYISNVTMREGKWNKKAYKGSELAGKTLGLIGFGRIAKETAKRAHALGMKVMYTNRSGAKEGYADYAYVDMDTLLAHSDFISLHIPFAKEVGAVIDTEAFKKMKDGVFIVNCARGGVVDEDALVEALDTSKVAGAAIDVFAEEPTKNERLYTHEKVSVTPHIGGSTKEAQARIGLEIIEIIKRYY; from the coding sequence ATGGCAAAAATCTTAGTAGCTGATGGTATGGATAAGAAGGCAGCTGAAGCACTTCGAGACATGGGGCATGAACTGGTTGAAGAGCATCTCGACGTACCTGAATTAAAGGAAAAGCTTGGTACATTCGATGCGATCATTGTGCGTTCAGCAACCAAAATAAGAGAAGAAGTGATTGATGCAGTTGAAGGTAGTCAATTAAAACTTATGATTCGTGCAGGCGTAGGATTAGATAATATTGATGTAGCTTACGCCAGAGAAAGAGGTATCGCTGTTGAGAACACACCCAATGCCAGTAGTGCCTCTGTAGCAGAATTAGCTATTGGTCATATGTTTTCACTCGCTAGATTCCTTTATATATCCAATGTAACCATGCGAGAAGGTAAATGGAATAAAAAGGCCTATAAGGGCAGTGAACTAGCTGGAAAGACTTTGGGACTTATTGGTTTTGGCCGTATTGCTAAAGAGACAGCGAAGAGAGCCCATGCTCTAGGTATGAAAGTCATGTATACCAATCGATCAGGAGCAAAAGAAGGTTATGCAGACTATGCTTATGTGGATATGGATACGCTGTTAGCCCATTCGGACTTTATATCCTTGCACATACCTTTTGCAAAAGAAGTTGGTGCAGTTATTGATACAGAAGCATTTAAGAAGATGAAAGACGGTGTCTTTATTGTAAACTGTGCTCGTGGTGGGGTTGTTGATGAAGACGCATTGGTAGAGGCTCTTGATACTTCAAAAGTCGCTGGTGCTGCCATTGATGTATTTGCAGAAGAACCAACGAAAAATGAACGCTTATACACCCATGAAAAAGTATCTGTGACACCTCACATCGGCGGATCAACAAAAGAAGCTCAAGCAAGAATTGGATTAGAAATCATAGAAATTATTAAACGTTATTATTAA
- a CDS encoding acyl-CoA thioesterase, whose translation MVNETTIKVRYVETDQMGIVHHSNYYTWFEIGRCDFLRESGITYRAIEQEGIMLPLVDSYCKYIEGAKYDDLLTVITRIEEMNGAKIVFNYELVRHEDNKIIAKGKTTHAFVNEDFNIINVKKANPKVWETLQSHI comes from the coding sequence TTGGTTAATGAAACAACGATAAAAGTAAGGTATGTTGAAACAGATCAGATGGGAATTGTTCATCATTCTAATTATTATACGTGGTTTGAGATTGGAAGATGCGATTTTTTGCGTGAATCTGGGATAACGTATCGTGCCATTGAACAAGAAGGTATTATGCTTCCTTTAGTGGACAGTTATTGCAAATACATAGAAGGTGCTAAATATGATGACCTCTTAACCGTAATAACGCGCATTGAAGAGATGAATGGTGCTAAAATAGTGTTTAACTATGAATTGGTACGGCATGAGGATAATAAGATCATTGCAAAAGGTAAAACCACTCATGCTTTTGTTAATGAGGATTTTAATATCATCAATGTAAAAAAGGCTAATCCTAAAGTATGGGAAACCTTGCAATCACACATATAA
- a CDS encoding DUF2284 domain-containing protein — protein sequence MKGKEQKEKHMFIREIEQEAIVTEPSLRNLCKSNQCGNYNTNWMCPPGIGTYEEVINRLRSCKDGIILLMVYQLEDSFDLEGMNKAFSLFRGKLDELIEDITLHIPREELLCLGGGRCKICDTCTFASGEPCRYPHEAIASVSGYCIDVNSTVTNAGLNYNNGPNTVTNIGLILKRPV from the coding sequence GTGAAAGGAAAAGAACAGAAAGAGAAGCATATGTTCATTAGAGAAATAGAGCAAGAAGCTATTGTAACCGAACCATCGTTGAGAAATCTGTGCAAAAGTAATCAATGTGGTAATTATAATACGAACTGGATGTGCCCGCCTGGTATAGGGACCTACGAGGAAGTGATTAACAGGTTACGCTCTTGTAAAGATGGTATCATATTGCTGATGGTCTACCAACTTGAAGATTCTTTTGATCTTGAGGGCATGAACAAAGCTTTTAGTCTGTTTAGAGGGAAGCTGGATGAATTGATTGAAGACATTACCCTCCATATACCAAGGGAGGAGCTTTTGTGTCTTGGGGGTGGCAGGTGTAAAATCTGTGATACCTGTACCTTTGCAAGTGGTGAACCTTGTAGATATCCCCATGAGGCAATTGCATCCGTTTCCGGGTATTGCATTGATGTCAATTCCACAGTGACGAATGCTGGGTTGAACTATAACAACGGACCTAATACGGTAACCAATATTGGGTTAATTCTTAAAAGGCCTGTGTGA